From Quercus lobata isolate SW786 chromosome 1, ValleyOak3.0 Primary Assembly, whole genome shotgun sequence, one genomic window encodes:
- the LOC115985321 gene encoding receptor-like protein 53 — translation MTYLRKLHLDNVNISSSLPQSLANLSSLTSLSLPYCNLLGKFPSDIFLLPKIQAIDVSGNYNLTGFLPNFRSRSSLKKLHISSMNFSGEFLDAIGNLKSLNFLGLSQSYFSRELPNSIGNLESLSHLDLSGAISLGALSNSIGNLKSLSHLDLSSTNFFGELPKSIGNLKFLSHLDLSWTNFFGELPNSIGNLKSLSHLDLSSANFSGELPNSIGNLKSLSHLDLSWANFLGELPSSIGKLESLNAFYLSSTIFSGKLPDSIGNLNSLKYLKLDSSKFLGEIPPSIGNLSQLTSLSLYGSNFHGQLPSTLGNLAKLTFLGLGYSLFSGKVPSSLGNLTQLEELFLLYNNFEGKFPVSLTNITKLTWIDISGNQLKGSIPSEISRLTNLSSLDLSQNSLTGAIPLVLYTMPSLSELYLDQNQLTGPLQFQNISSSQLNTLGLSGIKLDGPVPRSIANFTKLQVLYLSSINLKDKVELNIFFQVKKLQSLDLSGNNLLVSKENINSTHHKFLDLYLSSCNLREFPDFLKAQNKLQNLDLSNNSIEGKIPKWFCNVGKGTLQNLNLSFNLLSGFEQPLKVLPWKFIQFLDLRSNMLQGSLPIPPLSTRYYFASNNNLTRKIPQMICMVNSLRVLDISNNQLIGQILQCLSHFSNSLSVLNMRNNCIQGNLPKSFMKGCSLMTLDFSHNQIQGKIPQSLVRCQMLEVLNLGNNNINDAFPFWLQSLPEVRILVLRANGFHGPIWTPHTRFGFSKLHVIDLSHNNFSSRLPLEYFKTWNAMLMVPAKDKSQTEYMGSQFNYYKDSITVVNKGIEIFLVKILTIFTTIDLSNNRFYGEIPNSVGNLRGLIVLNLSSNSFMGHFPSSLGNLTALESLDLSQNKLSGEIPQQLIGLTFLEYLNLSHNQLVGPIPQGGQFSTFEISSFEGNFGLCGSPLLNKCGNNNETKSYETRHESSIAEGFDWKAVVIGYACRLIIGLVIGCFATSRRTIWFVRNFGVHLRR, via the coding sequence ATGACATACTTGAGAAAACTTCATCTAGACAATGTGAACATCTCATCGTCACTGCCTCAATCCCTAGCAAATTTGTCTTCCTTGACTTCTCTTTCTCTACCTTACTGCAATTTGCTTGGCAAATTTCCCTCGGATATTTTCCTACTGCCCAAGATACAAGCCATTGATGTGTCAGGTAACTACAATCTCACTGGTTTTCTTCCCAATTTTCGATCTCGTAGTTCCCTAAAGAAATTGCATATTTCCTCCATGAATTTTTCTGGGGAATTTCTCGATGCTATCGGGAACCTTAAATCCTTGAACTTTTTGGGTCTTTCTCAATCCTATTTTTCCAGGGAATTACCCAATTCAATTGGCAACCTTGAATCCTTGAGCCATTTGGATCTTTCTGGGGCAATTTCTCTTGGGGCATTGTCCAATTCAATCGGCAACCTTAAATCCTTGAGTCATTTGGATCTTTCTagtacaaatttttttggggaattGCCCAAATCAATCGGCAACCTTAAATTCTTGAGTCATTTGGATCtttcttggacaaatttttttggagaattgcCCAATTCAATCGGCAACCTTAAATCCTTGAGTCATTTGGATCTTTCCTCAGCAAATTTTTCTGGAGAATTGCCCAATTCAATCGGCAACCTTAAATCCTTGAGTCATTTGGATCTTTCTTGGGCAAATTTTCTTGGAGAATTACCCAGTTCAATTGGAAAGCTTGAGTCCTTAAATGCTTTTTATCTTAGCTCAACAATTTTTTCTGGGAAACTGCCTGATTCAATCGGCAATCTCAACTCCTTGAAATATTTGAAACTTGATTCAAGTAAATTTTTAGGGGAAATTCCCCCTTCTATTGGGAACCTATCACAGCttacttctctttctctctatggGAGCAATTTTCATGGTCAGCTTCCATCCACATTAGGAAATCTTGCAAAACTCACTTTTCTAGGTCTTGGCTATAGCCTTTTCTCTGGGAAAGTACCATCTTCACTGGGAAATCTTACACAACTAGAAGAATTATTCCTTTTATATAACAATTTTGAAGGCAAGTTCCCAGTTTCACTAACAAATATTACCAAACTCACTTGGATAGATATATCAGGAAACCAATTGAAAGGGTCAATCCCATCGGAAATAAGTAGACTTACTAATTTGTCTTCCCTTGACTTGtcacaaaactcactcacaggGGCTATCCCATTGGTTTTGTATACAATGCCTTCATTATCTGAACTATATCTAGATCAAAATCAGCTTACTGGCCCTCTCCAATTTCAAAATATCTCTTCATCACAATTAAATACCCTAGGATTGAGTGGAATCAAATTGGATGGACCGGTTCCAAGGTCAATTGCCAATTTCACTAAGCTACAAGTGTTATATCTTTCTTCGATCAACCTAAAGGACAAGGTGGAGTTAAACATATTCTTCCAGGTTAAAAAGCTTCAATCTCTCGATCTTTCAGGTAACAATTTGTtggtttcaaaagaaaatatcaattCAACCCACCACAAATTTTTAGATTTGTATTTGTCTTCTTGCAATTTGCGTGAATTCCCTGATTTCCTAAAAGCccaaaataaattgcaaaatttaGACCTTTCCAACAACAGCATTGAAGGTAAAATACCTAAATGGTTTTGTAATGTTGGAAAAGGGACACTACAAAACCTGAATCTTTCTTTTAACCTTCTCAGCGGTTTTGAACAACCGCTAAAAGTTCTTCCTtggaaatttattcaatttttagatCTACGTTCCAACATGTTGCAAGGATCACTACCAATTCCCCCATTGTCTACAAGATATTATTTTGCCTCAAATAATAATCTAACGAGGAAAATCCCTCAAATGATTTGTATGGTGAATTCCCTTAGAGTCCTTGATATTTCTAACAACCAGCTGATTGGTCAGATTCTGCAATGTTTAAGTCACTTTAGCAATTCTCTTTCAGTATTGAATATGAGAAACAATTGCATTCAAGGGAACTTGCCTAAATCATTCATGAAAGGATGCAGTTTGATGACGCTCGACTTCAGTCACAACCAAATACAGGGGAAGATTCCACAATCATTAGTACGATGTCAAATGCTAGAGGTCTTAAATCTTGGAAATAACAACATTAATGATGCATTCCCCTTCTGGTTGCAGTCTTTGCCAGAGGTACGAATTCTTGTCTTGCGAGCAAATGGATTCCATGGTCCTATATGGACTCCTCATACCAGGTTTGGCTTTTCCAAGTTGCATGTCATTGACCTCTCTCACAACAATTTCTCCAGTAGGTTACCATTAGAATACTTTAAAACTTGGAATGCAATGCTAATGGTCCCTGCCAAAGATAAATCACAAACTGAATACATGGGAagtcaatttaattattataaagaTTCAATAACAGTGGTGAACAAGGGGATAGAAATATTTTTGGTAAAGATCTTGACCATCTTCACGACTATTGATCTCTCCAATAATAGGTTTTATGGAGAAATTCCGAATAGTGTGGGAAACTTAAGGGGACTAATTGTACTCAATTTATCGAGCAATAGCTTCATGGGCCATTTCCCTTCATCGTTAGGGAATCTAACTGCGCTTGAATCTTTGGATCTTTCTCAAAACAAGCTCTCAGGTGAAATCCCTCAACAACTAATAGGTCTTACATTTCTTGAATATTTAAACTTGTCTCACAATCAACTTGTTGGTCCAATTCCACAAGGTGGACAATTTTCGACATTTGAAATTTCCTCTTTTGAGGGAAACTTTGGATTGTGTGGCTCTCCATTACTAAATAAATGTGGAAATAATAATGAGACAAAAAGTTATGAAACAAGGCATGAATCATCAATAGCAGAAGGATTTGATTGGAAAGCGGTTGTGATAGGATATGCTTGCAGATTGATAATTGGACTAGTTATTGGGTGTTTTGCCACCTCAAGAAGGACAATTTGGTTTGTGAGAAATTTTGGAGTGCACTTACGTAGGTGA